The genomic interval ACGTCGTCGTCAGTGCCCGGCTGGATAGCCAGATAGACGTAGTTGAGGCCGGTCGTCGAGGCCAGCCCCAGCCCCGATCGGGCGTCGGGGAAGACATCGTAGGCCTGCATCCCGTCGCGGACGATAGCGTGGCCACTGCCGATGTCCAGCGTGTTGGCCTGGTAGTCGGCGCTGAATCCCAGCCCCCGCTCGACGTAGTCGGTCAGGTTCGAGAGCGCCCGCTGCTCGGTCAGGTTCTGTTCGCTCAGGTCGTCGGTGTCTTGGAAAAGGACTCTGTCTGCCATGGGTAGTGGTTGGGATAACGGTGGGCTCGCGCCGGCGAACGCCAGCGGTCATCGCGATGGTCGTGTGTCTATGCTCGCTCTTGCGTCGCGCCGAGGCGCCGGTCGAGGTTCTGCAGCGCTTCGGAGATGGTATCTCTCGACCCCAGCTGGAGCACGATCTTCTCCGCGGTTCGGTCCAACTGCTTGATTTCCAGCGGCCGCTCGGTCGGGAGCTCGTCGACGTCGAGCTCGCTGATGAGCGAGCGTCCGGCATCCAGCCGGGACAGCGTCACGGTCGCCTCGATGAGCGGCTCGTCGAGGTCTTGCTGGATGACCAGCGCGGCCTGCTCACACTCCCTGTCGCTCGTGACGCTGTTGAGCTTCTTCGGCGGCAGCGCCCGGTCGACAGCGGGGTCGTAGCCGTCGGCCTCGTAGCTGCCTTGGGCGACCCACTGGTAGCTGATGACCAAGGACTGGCCGTCGCTGATTGCACCGTTCGCGAGCGTCGTGATCTCCCCGTCGGCGTAGTTGATATCGTAGTCGACGCCGGCGACGAACTCTTGGCTGGTCGACGCATCGATGAGCGACTCCCGGCCAGTGACGAGGTCGTCCTCGTCGAGCGAGAGCGCGGTCCCGTGGTCGGCGGTGAGTTGCTCGCCCTGCCGCGTCCGGAACGACGACCGGATGGTGACCTTGCCGTAGGTTCGGAGGTCCTTGCTGACGGAAAAGTCCGACAGGCCGCCGGTCGACTGCGTGTCGCGCTGGCCGGGTCGGGTCCACTCGACGCGGATAGTCCCGGTGGCGCTGTCCCAGCGGAGCTCGAAGAAGGCGTTGGCGTACTCGGCCCAGCGCTGGAGGATATCGAGCACGCTTCCCGTCGGGCGCCGGAAGTCCAGCACGGCCACGTCCTCGACGTCGGCGTTGAGTTCGCCGCCGGTGACGCGCTGGGGGACCGTGCCCTGCAGTGGTGTCGTGGTCCGGTCGGGGTCGTCCGTCCGACCGAGCGTGGCCCGCCAGCGCAGCGTTCCCGAGGCCTCGCTAAAGGAGGTCGAGAACGTAGCGGTGTTGCTACCCGAGGACCACGTGCCGCCACTGTCGTTGGAGAGGCCCACGGCCTGCCCATCGTCGGTCGCTGACAGCGTCGCCTCGATGCGGCCGCTGTCGATGTTCCCGGCAGTGCTGGCGTCCTCGAAAGCGACTGAGGTCACATCGGCGATGCCGTCTGGATACCACTGTGGCCCGTCAAGAGGGCCGCCGCTGCCGTCGTTGCTGTTGTCGAACAGCCACGAAAACAAGTTGTTGTACGGTGCAACGGCGTCGACGTACAGCGCGTATGTGGTGCCGCCGCCGGAGTCGGTCACCTCACACCGGAGCGTGTAGTCGCCCGGGACGAGGTCTGGTCCCTCGTAGCCGTCGAGGTTGTTGTAAGCGCCGTCGCCGATCTGGTCCCACGTCAGCGTCGAGCCGAGCACGCCGGCGCCGACCTCGTCGATGAGGTAGCTGTTCCCGTCGGGGTGTTCGAGCGTCCACTTGTGGGCCGGGGCTGAGTTGGTGTCATCCGCGTCGATGCGCACCGCGGCACCGAAGTTTTCGGCAGCGATGGTATGCCCGACGGTGAAGTCCCACTCCGCAAAGTCTGGCCCTCCTGCGACCGACGAGTCCCGGACCAGCGACGCCGAATCGCCACCTGAGTAAACACCCTCGGCTGGTGTCTGTTCGCTCGTTCTGAACTCATTGCCGCTGTCGTAGTCCTCGCCCTCGGTCGTCCAGCAGGCTTGGAGTGTCTCCCAGCCACCGTCGACGAACTGCAGCGGCTGGTCGTCGTCGAGCGGTTGGGCCAGCGCGTTCTGTAGGTCCGTCCCTGACAGCGTCTGGAGGAGGCGCTCCTCAGTGCCGCTGGGCGGTCCGTCGACGGAGTAGTCGTAGGTAGTAAAGTCAGTGAGCAGCGTCCGGACAGCGTCGGGGACGGTCTCGTTCTGGACTTCCGTCTCGACGGGATTGTCGAGCTCCTGACCACCCTCGCCGACGAGGGTAATCTTGTCCGTCGACGTCTCGGGCTTGCGCAGCTCGTCGATGGGGAGCCGTTCGCCGTCCTGCCACGCGCGCATCTCGGGCTCGGCGCCCTCCCACACCGAGTCCAGCCAGCGAGACTCCTGACTCCGTGAGACGGGCACGCGCAGCTCTGGCTTGTCGTTGACGTCCGGCAAGTACTGGGCGTCGTCGAGGGGCTGGACCTCCCAGACGTGGTCTGACTCGGGGTTGACGACCTCCACGACGAGCTCGTCGGGCGGGATGGTCGTCATCGATGCACCACCCGGCAGTCAGCGAGCGGCGACGGACTGGCAGACCCGACCGTGCAGACCATGGTCGTCTCGCCCACGTCGACCGTGCCCTCCGCCGAGCGCGGGTAGACGTGCTCGACGGGGTCGCCACAGACCGGGCAGGTCTCGGGCACCTCGCTCGGGATGTCGGCCTCCAGGTTCTCGATGGGGATGCGCTCGGGCGGCGCCGGCGACGGTCCGTCGTCCGTCGACGAGGACCGCCAGAACGCCAAGTGGTCCAGCAGGCTCATCGGTCGACCTCCGTGCGCTTGATGACATCACCGCTGGGCTCGATGATGGAGCCCGTCTCGCTCGCGATGGGGGCGAGGCGGTCCTGCAGACCCTGTGGTGTGGCCCCCTCGTTGACCGGCTCCGTCCAGACGACGTTGTCCAGACCGCGGATGAGCGTGCCGTTGAGGTTGACACGGTCGCCCGTCGACATGTCCTCGAACTCGAACTGCGCCTTGAGCCGGACCAACCCGATGCTCGTGACGTCGACATCGAAGAGCCGCCAGTCCGACGCGCCCAGCTGCAGGAGGGCGTACTGGCCGTCCGCTGGGTCCCAGCGGTAGGCGCGGAGGACGTCTTCGGGCTGGTCGATGACGAGTCGGAGTCGGTCGGTCTCCAGGACCATGTCGCCGCGGTACTCGTGGTCAGTCAGGTAGACCCGCTGCCACTGGCTCGCGACGCGGACGTCGTCGCCGCCGACGGTCGCGGAGCCCACTGTCGCCGACCCGACCGTCGCACCGTCGCCGGGCTCGCGGTACACCTTCTCGCGGTCGTAGGTGTCCCACACGACGCAGTCGGTGGGGTATTCCTCAGTGTAGGGGATGTCGTAGATGAGGAGTGGCTTGCCGAACGACGGCTCCTCGGGGTCGTAGATATCGATGTGGTCGTGCTCGCCCTCGACGGTGCGCTGGGCCGTGGCGTCCTCGAGGCCGCCGTCGACGTCGTCGAACCAGCGGACCTTGCGGGCTCGGATGGACAGCCCCAGCTCCGGCGCCGCGCCGGCGTCGAACGGATTGTCGTCGGACTGGGGGTTGGTCCGGACCGCCCGCCAGTGCGACCGGCGCGTGCCTTTGGGCGCGAGGACGCCGTCGAACTGCTGGACGCGCTCCTCACGCGGGTCAAGACGGGACTGCTGTGTCGTCTCCGGCGCGTAGTAACCGTCGATGGTATCCTGGCCCTCCCGGCCGGCGTAGGGCACGACAGGGATGCTGCTGGACAGGAGCTCGTCTATCATCTGGGCGTGGATAGGTGCAAACTTTCCGCGGACCTGCCCGACGAGTGTCTGCTGTCCGGGTTGGGGGGAGATGGCATCGGCGTAGGGGACGTCGCTCTGGAGGGCACCCTGCTTGGCGAGGCGTTTCTGCTGGCGCGAGCCGGTGTCGGTCTGGCTGTCGCTCGGGACCGCGACAGCGTGGAGTAAGCGCTCGGTCATGGTTATCCTGTCAGCCCCGTGGCGTCGATGGCCTTGTCCAGTGACTGGACGCTGAGGAAGGTCAGCGTACCCGAGAAGGTCGAACTGTCGTCACTGGACCGGAGCCCCTGTGGGCTCTCCAAGACGACGTCCATCGGCTCATACAGCCCGTCGCTGTGGTGCTGTCCGTAGGCCAGTTTCGCTGGCCGACGGCTGTCGATCTCGGCGATTTCGAGGTAGTGGAAGAGTACCTCCAATTGTGTGAACGCCTTCGCTCCAGTCGCATCGCCGACGGTCAATTCGCTATCGTCACCGGTGTTGCCCCACTGGAGATTAGACCCCGTCCAGCCCGTGAACTCGATCTCGGCCGAGCGGACGCCGCCACCGAGGTCGATGTAGATGCCTTTGCGCTTGGACTGGGGCTTGCCGGTCGCCTCGGACTGGGACTTGGCGAAACTGGAGATGACGGAGTTGACCGTCGAGCCGCGATTCTCCAGTATGAATCCCGTCCGGAGCCCGGGTTTGATATTGATGTTGTCGGCCATGACGAACTTCCCAGTCTCCAGTGTACCGTCGCCGTCGATATCGGCCTCCACGGTCAGTGTGGCATCGGTTTTGAGCGCCATCTATCTGAACTGCCCTCCAAGGTCGAACGCCCTCTTGACTTCTTGGACGGCCTCGTCGACGACCTCGTCGGTGAATCCGTCCAAGGCCTCGTCTATCTCGGAGCGGATGCTCCCTGTCTTGAGGTCCAGCTGCGGCGACGGGACTTGGACGTCCAGTCGCGCGTCGAGACCGTCCGTCAGGGCGTCAGCCCACGGCGGTGTCTCGACGTTGATGCTCGTATCAAGTTGTGGTATCCAGCCCGGCTCGGGGAGTGGCGGATTCTCCAGCGTGTTGAGCCACGACGGCTCGGTGATGGTTGGGTTGGTGAGTGTCGTTATCCAGCCCGGCTCGGGTAGCGTGTTGTTGAGTTGGGACAGCCACGACGGTTCCGAGAGGAGGTTCTTAGTCCACCCGGGCTGTTGTATCGTGATATTCTGCAGGCCGGATAGTGCGCCACCGGCCAGCTCTCCTGGGCCCTTGAACCGCCGATTAGCCTGTTTGGACAGGGGCCCGTTGAGGCCGTTGCCGCGGACGAGGTCGATAACCGAGGCTCCGGCGCCGACTGTCGAGCCGAATCCGCCGAACGTCACTTTGTTGAGGGCTTTGAGGCCCTGGTCGACCGACTGGCCACCGACAGCCGACCGGATGCCTTGCCCGGCACCCCGGAGGCCACCGAGCACTCCTGTCCGGTCGAGGGCAGCGACACCGCCGAGGCCGAGTGCTCCGCCGGCAAGCGCTCCGCCGCCAACGGTCGCTGCGGTGCTACCCGACAGCGCGGCGAGGAGACCAGAGCCGCCGATGCTGCCACCGATGGCACCGCCGAGTATCGACCCGACGCCGCCTTGGACGATGTTCTGGACGGCGCCGTCGCCCTCACCACCACCGCCACCGCCCCCGAGTCCACCCTGTCCGAGCTTCTCCAGCGTGTCGTTGATGTCTTCGAGGACGTCCAGCTGGTCCATCATGACGTCGAGCATGCCGACGCCGGCGCCGTCGCCGATAAGCGACCCGCCGCCACCGCCACGTCGACCGCCGGGGACACCGCCGCCGGTGCTGTTGATATCCACCGACACGCTCCCGAGTTCGGACTCGATCTGGTCGCGTGCGCTGCGGAGCGACGAGTCCGACACCGTCACTTCGAGCACGCTCGTGGTCGTGAACTCAGTCATCGGTCACTCCTCTGGGATGGACCCGAGTGACTGTCTGGCGTCCAGCACATCGTGGATGGCCAGCCAGTCCAGCACTTCGCCCCACAGCATATCGTCGAAGGCGCGGGGGTCGCCGCCAGCGTCGACGTATCTGGCCCGAGCATAGCGAACGATCACTCCTCGGTCGAGCTGTTCGGCGTCGACATCTCCGCGGGCGAGGCCGCGGAGGAGGGGACGTTTCCCTCCGGGTCCATGAGCGCGTCGACGCGGTCTTCGGCCCACTCCAGGAACCACGGATGGAGCTGCCCGACGACGCCAGCCAGCTCCCCGTCGGCCATACCGTCGTCCTTGAACGGCGCCTCGACGACTGCGTCCGCGATGTACAGCGACTGCTCGGAGCCCTGCGTGTCGCCAGCCGACTGGATGTCGGACTGCAGCCGCTGGATGGTCCGGGCCCGCGGGGCGCCCAGCGTGATGCTGTCGGCAGCTTCGTCCCACGCCGGGAAGTCGTCGCTGTCGGCCGCGTGGTCACGGGCCCAGACGACGCCCTTCCGGTGGGTCGACAGCGTCGACGCTTCGGAGACGGCCTGCTGCAGAGCATCACGCTTGGCCTGTGGGACGTCGTTGCCCTTGCTCTGGATGTTCTGGATCTGCTCTCGCAGCGAGTCGGCCCCGGCTTCGAGCTCGTCGATGCGCTCCTGGAGGCGCTGCTCCTCGTCGTCGAAGTTGATTTCGGTGTCGTTGAACGTGGTCATGCGAAGGTCACCGCCGGGTCGCCGTCGACGTTGAACGTCGTCTGGTCGCTGGTATCCTCAGTGCCGATGACTTCGTTCCAGCTGTGCGTGTCGGGCTTGAGCTTCGCGAGGTTGAACGTCCGGAGGACGTTGCCCGACGCCGGCGTCAGTGTCATCGTACCCGAGACGCTGTCGAGCGTGTCCACGTCGGTCGACTCGCCGCCCTTCGCGAGGTCCAGCCGTGTCTCCTCGACGAACGTCGCCTCGACGTCGAGCGTCGCCTCCGGCGCCGCGGTCACACCTCGGTTCGGGACACTGTCCAGCCCGTACTGGAAGCGCGACAGGTTGGTCATCGACAGCGTCGCCGACTGCAGGTCCGACACGCTCGCCGCGTCGATCTGCAGGTCGACGCCGTGCCACGCCAGCGCCGAACCGTCCGAGACGCGCGTCGCTGTGGTGAGGTCCGCCGCCGGGTCAGACTCCTGCTTGGCGTAGGCCATCGACAGCGTGTACCGGACCCGGTCGCCCTGCTGGTAGTTGACCGAGTACTCCAGTGGGATGCACCCGAAGTACTCCTCCTCGGCTGTCCCGCTGGGGTAGTCGACACCGGCGAAGATGCGCCCCGACGTGGAGACGCCTGGGACGATTGTGTCGGCGGCGTTGAGGACGAGCTGCTCCTCGACGTCGGTGTGGACGTCCTCCGAGACGACGGCCTCGATGGTGATGGCCCCCTCGAAGTTGCTTTTGACCGACTCCTCGGTCCAGGCGTTGTCGTACTCGCGCAGCCGCTGGAGCGCGTTGTCCAGCGACAGCTCTGTGATGGTCGGGTCCCGTCCCAAGGCGAACAGGTCGGGCGCGCCGACGAGCGAGCCCATGAAAGACTGCTCGCCGGCGGCGACGAGCGTGCCACTGCCGGCCCCCGTCATGCGATACCTCCGTCGCTATGCGTATGTGTTATCACCATGATGATTGCCTGAAAACGCCGCGTGGTAGCCTCGACGCCGGCCGCGGCGACCGGCGGGTCATCAGTTATTTCCGGAGCTACAGTAGAGAATCAGCCGATAGAACCGTCCTCAGCGCTCCTTCTTTGATGTCCTCAAAGGCAGCTTCGGCGATAATGCCGCCTCCACCGAGGGGGGCGGAGTACCACGTCATATTTCAACTCCCAGATAGATGTTCGGGCGGTCGAGAGTGATACTTTCGTTCGAATTGCTCGTCTTTGCCTGGTTAATCAGCTCGATGGGGGACGCGGTGGTCGCGGGGGTGTACTCCACCCACCCGGTGTCGAACGGCCCGTTGCCCGTGGCGGAGACTTCGGTCCCGGCGACCGCTTCGCCGTCCTCGAAATTGTAGAGGCGGGCGCTCGCGGTCTGCCCCCCGTCCACGCCGTCGAACTTCCCCGTCATCTTCACGCGAACGCTGTCCACGGGCCCGATTTCGGCCCACGTCAGGAACGTCGAGGAGAGGTCGACCAGCGCGTCGTAACTCGTGTTTGACGTGGAACTGGACCGGCTTGCAGAAGGACCCAACGCAAGCAGCGTTACCACATCGCCTTTTTCAAAGCCGACTTCTCTGAGCGTCTCCCACGCTTGTCCATCTTGTCTGTCGATTAAGTCGTCTGTATCTATCGCCGGCCCCTCCAGCGTCCCGTCGGTCCGCTCGCGCCACTGCCGAAGCCGTCTGAGGATGCCCATCGGTCAGGCCCCCTGGATGGTGACGTCAGCGGTCTCGCCAGCGCCGGCGGCGTCGGTCACCCGGATACGGAGATACCGGTCGCCCAGGATAAACGCGTCGCGAATATCCTGCGCGTCGTCGACGTCGGCTTGGTCGTAGACGACCTCGCCCTCGAACCAGTCGTCTGTGCCGGGGCTCTTGCCCGCCGCGACGTCGACCGCGTAGCTGGCGTCGGCGCTGGCTTCGATGTTGATCGAGACCAAGCGGTCGCCGGGCACTTCGACGCGTGCTATCTCGCCCGTCTCGTCGATGGGGGCGTCTGTAACGGTGTGTTCGTCTTGTCTGAGGTTGAGTTTCATTGGTAGTATCGAAAAACGGCGGCGTCAGAGTGTCTCGAAGCCGTCGAAGACGACATCGAAATCGGTCCGGTAGTAGTCCGCGTAGTTGCTGGACTGGTCAGCCTCGTTCGCGAGCGTCAGATGGGTAAAGCCCACGTCGGGGTCGGCGTCGGGATACTCGCGACCGGCGTAGATGGCTGCCTTGACCCGCCGAAGAAACCCGTTGGGGCCGTGCCACGGGACGCCGTCGGCGCCCTCGGGATCGACGTGGCCCCACTCGCCGCCCTGGGAGGTCAGCCCCTCCAGCCGGACGCCGACGACGACCTCCTTGTCGAGGTCGTACTCGGTGCCGATGGGCTCCTCGGCGCTCTCGGCGTACTGCACGCCGATGTAGACGCCCTTCTCCAGCGCCGCCGACCGCTCGCGGATGGGCGTCGACATATCGAGCGTGCCGTCGCCGTCCCAGATGCGCGAGGTATCGCGGTCGACACGGCGGACGCGCACCGGCGGCGTCCCGTCGGGGACGTCACGAGTGTACGTGTCCTCGACGTCGGTGACCACGCTGGCGACCTGGTCGAGGACCCACTCGGTGCTGGGATGGGTCACGAGACAGCCCTCCGGAGCCAGTTGATGCTATCGCGGATGGCCCGCGTCTCCTCGACGCCGCTCACTTCGACTTCAGGGAGGAACACGCGGTAGCCGTCGCCCTCTTCGTCGAACTCCTCGGCGACCCAGTCGGGCGCCTCCGAGCGTTCCCAGACGAACGACAGCACCGGGTCGCCCTCGACGGTGTGGTCCGAGGTGCCGAATTCGAAGTATTTGACTGCCGGATGCGACCAGCCCCAGCGGATGGTCAGCTGACCATCGCTGCGGTCGACCTCGACGCCGGCGAAGCTGTCGACGATGGGCTCGACGTCGTAGTCCTCCTCGCGAGCATACCGTTCGAGACGGCCCTGAACGCGCTGGACGGCCTGAGCGACGAGGTTGTCCCGCTCGCCGACGAGCTGGCGCTCGACGTCGTCGAGGACCGCCTCCTGGAGGTCGTCCTCGAAGCTACTTTCAAGGTTCATCGGTCTCGTAGACCTCCATCAGCTCCCCGGCTTTCCGCTCCAGTTCCTCGGCCTTCGTGTCGACGCCGTAGATGGTCGCGTTCTGGGGGATTTCGATGACGGCCTCCTCGACGAGGTCGGCCGCCGCCCAGTTCGCGACAGCGCGGCGGACGGTCCGCGGGATGCCTTCGTGGCCGAAGTCGAAGTCGACGTACACCGCGTTCGAGAAGCTGGGGATGTCATCGTCCATCGCGTGGACGTCCAGGTACAGCTCGGACACGCCACCGTTGTTGACCCGGACCCACCAGTCATCGCCGCGGTTGGCGTTGCCGACGCCGCCATCGTAGTCGGCGCCGGTCCAGTCGTCGAAGCCACCGTCCTCGTTGACGACCATCAGCTCGTTGACCGCGTCGACGTCCTTCCGGGCGAGCGTGATGCGGGTGTAGACCGGGACGGTGTCGTCAACCGGCGGCTCCAGCGACTCCGGCCGACCGAAGGCGATGCGAATCTCCCGCTTGGGGTCCTGGTAGTGCTTGCGCCGTCGCTCGTGGGTGGGGCCGGCCTCCAGCAGCGCGTCGCTGTTCTTCCGGAAGCGATAGCGCTCCTGCTCGCTGGCGCCGTGGACCATCGCGCTGTGGGTGGGGATATCCTCCTCGTCGTCGCGGGTGTTCGGGGCCGTCGGGATGGTTACCTCGCTGGCCTCGGAGATGCCGTCGGGCTCGTACCAGTGGCGCTTGTATGTCTTCTCCAGCCACTCGGTGCGTGACGTGATGGCATCAACGGCTATCTGCGCATCCCGGCCGACATCTTCGGGCAGGCTCGCCTTCCGCAGCGCTCGCCGGACGTCTTCCAGCGTGCAGTACCCCGTCACCATGTGTCAGTTCTCCAGTTCTCCGCGCCGGTCGTTGACCGCCTTGACGACGGTGTCACTGGTCTCGACGTCGGCGATATCGTCCAGATGGCCGTCGACGCGACCCTCGCGGACATCTTCGGCCCGCTGCTGGTAGTTCAGTTCCAGCCAGCTGTCTTCGGACCAGTCTGCCCACTCATCGACGTCGGGTGCCCCGTCTTCCTCGTGAGCATCGTCACCGACTGTCCACTCACTTTCTGGGCCCGGCTCGTCGACGAGCTCGAAGTCGCCCCGCTCTTCGACGAGATACTCTGCGTCGTCAGCCGCGACGTCGTCGGTGTCGCCGACGGAGAATTCGCCGACGCCCCGCACGGTGACGTTCGGCGGGTCGGTCTTCTCAACCCAGACCATCGTCAGGCGCTCCCGGTGGCCTCGACGACCCAGCCGCTGGTCGTGCCGTCGACGTTCCGTACCGTCGCGGTCTCGCCGGCCGTGGTCAGGTTCGCCGGCCCGGTCCCGACGAAGTCGGCGTCGTCGAAGGCGACCGCCGGCGTGTTGGCGCCGCCGTTGTGGACCACCGTGACGACGTGCCCCTCGCGAGCGGCGGCGTCTAGGTCGACCGTGTTGGTGCCGTCGGGGTTGACGACGTGCTGGCGGGCGGTCTTGCTGACGGTCGTCGCGGCGCCGTTGGCCGGACTGTTCGTCTCGGCGTAGGGGTCGTCCCCCTCGTGGTGCTCACGCACTCTGTTGTTGGTTGTCGTCATCGGGCACCTCAGGCGATGTTCTCGATGAGAACGCCGGCCTGCAGGCTCTTGATCTGGAAGTCGAACTGCCCCTCCAGCCAGTTGCGCGAGTGCAGGCGGTTCTCGTGGACCTTGTCGGTGTCCTGGGTCTGGTCGAGCTCCATCTCCTCGTAGAGACCGAACGCGAGGTTGTCGGGGTCGGTGAGCATCCCGTAGGACTCGGGCCAGCCGTTGACGCCGACGACGTCGTAGGAGAACGGCGTGATGTCGCTCTCGCCGAAGATGACTGCCGAGCCCAGCGGGTCCTCGCGCTCGGTGAGCGAGAAGACGTACTCCTGGACCTTGTCCGGGTTCATGACGAACACGGCGTTGTCGGGGTCGCGGAAGCGCGAGTCGAGCGTCAGCAGCGACTCGTTGAACATCTGCGTGTCCGGCGCCGCGCTGGCCTGGTCGTACACCGGCATGGTGTCGACCTCGCCGCCGGGCGTGTCCTCCAGCCCGATACGGTCCGAGGCCGTGTCCTCCCCCTCGGCGATGGCGATCCAGCCGTTCCAGGTGGAGTCCAGCGCCGCGGCGCCGCCGATGGACTGCAGGTTGTCGCTGTCGGCGTTGGCTCGCATCCCGATGAGCCCGACGTCGTTGAACCAGCGCTCGATGAACTGGTCGACGATGTAGTCGCCGAACTGGTCGGGACCGTAGTGCGTGTTCTTGAGGGCGTCACGCGTCGGCTCGACGAGGATGTAGTACTGCTTGTCCGTCGCGTTGAAGGCGACGTCACCGTCGTCGTTCGAGGAGTTGCTGGTTCGGCTGCCTTCCTCGTCCCGGGTCGAACCCGAAAGCTGGGGCACACCGAACGCCGGGACGTCCATCTCCAGACGTTCGAGGGCCATCGTGTCGGCCATCTCGATGATGGTGACCTCCTTCTGGGCACGCTCCAGGAACTCCTCCGTGACGTCACGAGGTAGCTGGAAGTTGTCCAGCGTCGCGAGGTCGACGTCCTTGTTGACGCCGCCGGCGACTTGGTTCTGCGTACGAACTGCGTCGATAGTGTTAGTTGCCATGAATAGTCACCTCAGGAAAGTCGCTTCGCGATGTCGTCGGTCGCGCTGCCGGTCTCGCTGCCGTTGTTGCCGTCGAGCTGGTCCGTGCCCGCGGCCTCGCGGGAGATGCTGTCCAGCCGACGATGGAGCGCCTCGATGTCGCTCTTCGTGACGCCTTCGTCGACGTCCTTCTCCGTCTCGCTATCCTCGTCGAACCAGGCCATGGCCTCCTCCTTGGAGACCTCGGCGACCGTGCCGTCGGGCAGCTCGACCTCGGCGGTCTTGTCGGCGTCTGCGTCGGAGCCGTCGCCGTCGACGGCCTCGGTCAGGCTCTTGACGGCGTCGGTGAGTTCGTTGATCTGTTCTGCGTTCTGCTCGGCGAGAGACTTGTCGGCGTCCCCGCCGTCGTCGTTGTCACTCATGTTGTTGGTGTCGTCCGGCGTGTCGCCGCCGGCGGCGTGCTTGTCGTCCTCATCGTCATCCTCCGGGTCGTCCTCGTCCACGGACCACGTCCGACCGTCGTACTCGCTCATGTCGAAGTCGACGTCGTCGCGGTCGGTGAACCGCTTCGGGACGTCCATGCCAGCGTCGTGGAGCGCGTCCAGCCCAGCGTCAACAGAGGCCATGATAGCCTTCCGATTGTCGGCCGAGAGCGTCTGGCCGTCCTTCTCGCGGGCCGGGTCCGTATCGGGCGTCTCGGTCGTGTTGGCTTCCGAGTTCCCGCCCGGAGACAGCGCCGACAGGAAGGCACGACCGGCCTTCGCGAGCGCCGACTGCTTGCCGGGGTCGGCGGCGCCGTCCTCTTCCAGCGCGCGGTTGAGGTTGTCCCACAGCCGCTCGGCCTCTTCCTCGGAGTGACCGCGCTCCATCGCCTCGGCGACGAAGCCGTCCTGATCGCCGAGGTAGTCGCCGAGACGCTTCTCGGCGTCGGCCTTCGTTTCGAGGATCTCGGCGTCGGGCACCGCGGGGATGTCGACGGTCGACGTCTCGCGAACGATGCCGTCGGTCAGCTCCCAGACCATCGCGTCGTCGGGCAGCTGCTCTGGCGTCTCGACGTCGTCGACGGCCTCGTCCTCGCCGGGGACGAACGGCCCGTCCCACTGGACGTTGACTGCGCCGATGGAGTAGCCCTCGAGGATGCCGTCCTCGACGAGCGCCCAAGTACCGGCGTCGTCGTACTGCCACTCCTGAACCCACGCGCCCTCGGGCGCGGTGGCCCCGCCGATGTCTTCGGCCTCGTCGAGGACCTCGTTGCGTTCGAGGGACATCCACTCCGACGGCCACGCGGCGTGCATGATGCCACCGTCGGCGCTGCCGGA from Halomicroarcula saliterrae carries:
- a CDS encoding XkdF-like putative serine protease domain-containing protein; this translates as MPPVTKAGGDAFRKEVEFVAKDDAEQKATGIVMVPDKADLQQDFAREETIRSFADEFGALYDSGSADGGIMHAAWPSEWMSLERNEVLDEAEDIGGATAPEGAWVQEWQYDDAGTWALVEDGILEGYSIGAVNVQWDGPFVPGEDEAVDDVETPEQLPDDAMVWELTDGIVRETSTVDIPAVPDAEILETKADAEKRLGDYLGDQDGFVAEAMERGHSEEEAERLWDNLNRALEEDGAADPGKQSALAKAGRAFLSALSPGGNSEANTTETPDTDPAREKDGQTLSADNRKAIMASVDAGLDALHDAGMDVPKRFTDRDDVDFDMSEYDGRTWSVDEDDPEDDDEDDKHAAGGDTPDDTNNMSDNDDGGDADKSLAEQNAEQINELTDAVKSLTEAVDGDGSDADADKTAEVELPDGTVAEVSKEEAMAWFDEDSETEKDVDEGVTKSDIEALHRRLDSISREAAGTDQLDGNNGSETGSATDDIAKRLS
- a CDS encoding phage tail tube protein — translated: MTGAGSGTLVAAGEQSFMGSLVGAPDLFALGRDPTITELSLDNALQRLREYDNAWTEESVKSNFEGAITIEAVVSEDVHTDVEEQLVLNAADTIVPGVSTSGRIFAGVDYPSGTAEEEYFGCIPLEYSVNYQQGDRVRYTLSMAYAKQESDPAADLTTATRVSDGSALAWHGVDLQIDAASVSDLQSATLSMTNLSRFQYGLDSVPNRGVTAAPEATLDVEATFVEETRLDLAKGGESTDVDTLDSVSGTMTLTPASGNVLRTFNLAKLKPDTHSWNEVIGTEDTSDQTTFNVDGDPAVTFA